From Cyprinus carpio isolate SPL01 chromosome A7, ASM1834038v1, whole genome shotgun sequence, a single genomic window includes:
- the LOC109094084 gene encoding mothers against decapentaplegic homolog 6-like has product MFRTRRTGLVRRLWRSRLVTAGKEGGDGGPDNWSDSNPEKIPRTEYAPGNNAGSCSKCVEERGEPGILIDHDGPLSEGSECRTVTCCLFRDLPRGKNRLVCRLEHRNLNNYSSLSGRERTNGAATEQELKKCTYAFLKKLKEKSLDVLLEAVESQGGMPSGCVLVSQTEVRIGGQLVSPQYLLCRLFRWPDLRLSSLLKPLCNCQSFRAEDSQTLCCNPHHYSRVCGPVKDDTPPPPYSHFSPLPEHKPLNSSLPVMPYIEIEATHSLGGMSQDYSDVNMSSSSLAQNHWCNVAYWELRTRVGRLYPVHDASLSIFYDLPQGTGFCLGLLPLSPRSTSVQRTRGKIGHGILLSKEPDGVWAYNRSQHPIFVNSPTLEHHPYLSLTVRRVMPGYSLKVFDYEKSCQIQPPNDLVHMEGPYDPNSVRISFAKGWGPCYSRQFITSCPCWLEILLNNHR; this is encoded by the exons ATGTTCAGGACGAGACGCACGGGTCTGGTTCGGCGACTCTGGAGAAGCCGTTTAGTCACCGCAGGTAAAGAAGGGGGCGATGGTGGTCCGGACAACTGGAGTGACAGCAACCCAGAGAAGATCCCCAGAACGGAATACGCACCGGGAAATAATGCGGGCTCGTGCAGCAAATGCGTAGAGGAACGAGGGGAACCGGGGATCCTTATTGATCATGATGGACCCCTCAGCGAGGGGAGTGAGTGCAGGACGGTAACATGCTGTTTGTTTAGAGACCTCCCCAGAGGCAAAAACAGACTCGTTTGTCGCCTAGAACATAGGAATCTCAACAACTATAGCAGTTTGAGTGGCAGGGAACGGACAAATGGTGCCGCGACCGAGCAAGAACTCAAGAAGTGCACTTATGCGTTTCTCAAAAAGTTGAAAGAGAAGTCTCTGGATGTTTTACTGGAAGCTGTGGAGTCTCAAGGCGGGATGCCAAGTGGATGTGTTCTGGTTTCACAGACTGAAGTGCGAATTGGAGGTCAGCTGGTGTCTCCACAGTACCTGCTGTGTCGACTCTTCCGCTGGCCGGACCTGCGGCTCTCCTCTCTCCTCAAACCGCTCTGTAACTGTCAGAGCTTCAGGGCAGAGGACAGCCAGACCCTCTGCTGCAACCCCCATCACTACAGCCGTGTCTGTGGACCAGTCAAGGATG ACACACCTCCTCCTCCCTACTCCCATTTCTCCCCCTTACCAGAACATAAGCCACTGA ATTCTTCCCTCCCAGTGATGCCTTACATAGAAATTGAAGCCACGCATTCACTTGGTGGCATGTCGCAGGACTATTCAG ATGTCAATATGTCTTCCTCCTCCCTGGCTCAGAATCACTGGTGTAACGTGGCATACTGGGAGCTTCGTACACGCGTGGGTCGTCTGTACCCAGTTCATGACGCCTCTCTTAGCATCTTCTATGACCTACCTCAGGGTACAGGCTTTTGCTTGGGCCTGCTCCCCCTCTCTCCGCGTTCCACCTCCGTCCAGCGCACCCGTGGCAAGATCGGACACGGCATCCTCCTCAGCAAAGAGCCTGATGGAGTATGGGCCTACAACCGCAGTCAGCACCCTATATTTGTGAATTCCCCAACTCTGGAACATCACCCCTACCTGAGTTTGACTGTGAGGAGAGTCATGCCAGGCTACTCCTTAAAAGTTTTTGACTATGAAAAATCGTGCCAAATTCAACCCCCCAATGATTTGGTGCACATGGAAGGGCCATATGACCCGAACAGTGTGAGGATCAGTTTTGCCAAGGGCTGGGGACCATGCTACTCAAGACAGTTTATTACATCATGCCCATGCTGGTTAGAGATTTTACTGAACAATCACAGATAA